Part of the Lotus japonicus ecotype B-129 chromosome 6, LjGifu_v1.2 genome, TTCATTGTAGTTGACTTGAAATGGTGCAAACTGCAATGCCTCATATGTGTACTGGGATTTTGTTTGCATAGCTTGTaatatgatttgattttttagtttttcaatTTCTTATGGTTCTTAgtgtttatttttatatattgttATAGATTTTATATATATGAGGAGTGCTAGCAAGTAGCAACAACGCACTCTTTTAAAGACACACTCCAACACACTTCTTGTTCAAAGACACTCTTAAATAAGTTgtccaaaaattgaaaaagaaagtgGAGAACACAGGGTGGGGTGGGGCAGTTTCCATTGCCATGCCTAATTATTTCGTCCGCTAGAGGCTGCTACCGCCATGTGGAAGGTAATACTTGCTCCCCCCACCCTCTATCTcaggtttcttttcttttaaatcTGAATGGGTTGTGTTTCACTTTGATGAGTAGTCCAGGAAGTCTATTGCTTCTTCACGGTGGAGATTTTATTTTCTGTTTAGATACTGGAATTATATGcattattttagttttcaaaggtTGCTATTTGCTTAATAGGGGGGCACAATTTTATTGtctcttatttcaattttttatcaaTCAGTTTAAATTGTATCAGCAGTTTGGTTTGTTGTATTTTACGAAAATTCAGTTCTGTAATTATGTTACTGTTTTTTATGTATTTGATTTGTTGCAGAAGTGAAGCGGAAGCTTTGTTAGCATAGTTACTGTCTTTGCTGTCTTTGGTTTCTCAAAGATGAAAATGTATGCCTCtgccttttttgttttgtttcgaAATTAGTACATAGATATTCCTCTCCAATAGGATATGATTGACATTACTAATTTTTTCATAGCTTAGAGGCAAATGCTGGTGCGCTCACAAATTTTGAGGTCCTTGATTTCTTACGAGGAAAAGGTGCCTCAAAAGATCCAACACGGGTTATTGCCAAAGTAGCACAGTCCGAATACAAGGTTAGGTTTGTTATTCTGCTGAGATGATAAATAACCCATTTTGTTGGTAATTTCTAATATTTGGATAATACTTTTTAAGTTTTATTTGTAGATGACAATGATGCATCTCTAACAGGTTTATGATTATTTGGTTAATACTGCTGCATCTAATCAAACAAGGGAGAGCATCAATGAGTTCATGGCAAGCGTTAAAAAGCATGACCTGGCAAAAGCTGAGGTTCTTAATATAATAAACATCAGGCCAGCTGCTGCTGTTGAAATGTTCCCTGTAAGTATCAAAATTATGCTTCCACATTTATTTTATACTTGAGTATTCTTCTGGAAATTATCTTAGCTATGCTTTTTTTAGCTGGGCCTGGACCTACATTTTCTGCAATATGTTTTATCTGTTATTTGTCCTCAGTTTTAAAGTATTGGGTTTGTATCTGTGTCGTAAACTATTTAGCAGTGGCATATAAGCAACATAAATTTTCTCATAATGAATAGGTATTATAGTTTAATTCCTGTCTTAGAAATACCACAAAACGATGAAAGCCTTTTTCTCACGGCTCATCATGTGATACACTACTACCATAACTCAAACAGAGGACAACTCCTGTTTTTTAACAACAAAAAATTACGTAGCTCTGATTttgttaaaatataatttagtaATGTAAAAGAAACTGTTTTAGGTTGGATCGACAAGTTTAGAAACATGATACCTGCATTTCTAGTTACTTTTAAggtggaaaagaaaaagtatcTGGTTATACCTTAATCCCCATAGTTCGGAGCATAGTTAGTTAATTTAAGGAGtggttagagagagagagagagagagagagagagaaggatcATTTTTTACTAGTTTCTAGGTtggtctctttttttttaagccCGAAGGAATTTGCTCACATTTCTTTGATCAACTGTACAAAATGTGGTATCAAACTTCAAAGGTATCAAGAAATATAGCCAGCACTAAAGGGTTAGGCCATTGGGGATAATGACTGAATATTGTCCATAATTTATCTGCAAATTCTGCAGTAATTTTGCCTAATTAGTATTGGCGATTTTCTCTGAGAGATTGCCATTGTTAGGGCAATAGGCTGTTGTCTATGTTCTTATTTGTATTCTATGTAAGAATGAGGTCTGTATGACTAGTATTATGCTTTTGAAGATTGtgtttaatttaatattatgtCTCTAGCCTTGCGGAGCtgtaatcattttattttattttaaccttTATTACACAGATCATAGAGGAGTGTGAGTCCCGTTTTCCAGATGAAGAAGTCACTGAAATAGTAGAGCTGGTGAAGA contains:
- the LOC130726427 gene encoding uncharacterized protein LOC130726427, translating into MKILEANAGALTNFEVLDFLRGKGASKDPTRVIAKVAQSEYKVYDYLVNTAASNQTRESINEFMASVKKHDLAKAEVLNIINIRPAAAVEMFPIIEECESRFPDEEVTEIVELVKKTLPAPPAKKNVVENPEGNEETATLEHENDTKMSEDQNEGGEQMDTD